AGACTTGAAACGTGTGATCAGCAGCAATTCATGGTTGAAAGAGAAGCATTGTTTCACTCACCCAGGCACAGGTTTTCCTTTTGACTGATGCTGCTGTAGTTCTGATGGATTATAGTGGAGGCACGAACATGGAATTGAGAAGAGCCTCCAGTCCTCATAAAATGAATAAGAATGACCTGGATGCTGGCAAAGATGTGCTGCACAGCTGTTGCATATGTGGCAAAAGTTTTCCTTTTCAGAGCTCCCTCTCACAGCACATGAGgaagcacactggggagaaaccgtacaagtgCCCTTACTGCGACCACCGAGCATCCCAAAAGGGCAACTTAAAGATACACATTCGGAGTCACCGAACGGGCACCATCAGCCAGGGAAATGAAGGGGAAATGGGAGGAGAGGCACAGCTCGGTGAGATGAGAGTCTCAGAAGGTCTCGATGGTTGCACCAGTCCTACCAAAAGCACCTCTGCCTGCAACAAAATCCTGAATGGAGCCACTCCTGCAGAAGATGGCAAGATCTTGCTCAGAAGCAGTAGAAAAGATGTGGTTGCAGAGACTCCTGTTGGAGAAGATGTTAAATCCTGCACTTTTCCGTGCACTTTCTGCAAAATCAAATTTGAAGGGAAGAAAGAGTTGGAGCAGCACATCCGCCAGATCCACAAACCTTTCAAATGTAGGCTGTGCAACTATATGACATTAAGGCAAGAGACACTGTTAAACCATATAGAGAGGGACCACATTACCACTCAGATTCCAAACGGGGAAACATATGCTGAGAACTGTAAAATTGAGACAAGTGCAGGGGAGTTTCCTTGTGAAGTCTGTGGACAAGCCTTCAGTCAGACGTGGTTTCTCAAAGCTCACATGAAGAAACATCGGGGGTCATTTGACCACGGGTGCCACATTTGTGGCAGGAAATTTAAAGAGCCCTGGTTCCTGAAAAACCACATGAAATCTCATGGCCCCAAGTCTGGGAGCAAAAACAAGCCAAAAAACGACTTGGAACCTATGGCCACTATTAATGATGTCATTCAAGAGGAAATGATTGTGACCGGTTTGTCCCTGTATGAAGTTTGTACCAAGTGTGGAAATCTGTTTACAAATATGGAAAGCCTAAAAGCACATAATTCTGTACATTGCAGGTCTCAAGGAGCCCGTGGAGAACACAAAGCTGAGAGGCTGGTCGATGGAGGTCTTAATCCATCTATAGCAAAGCAGGTTTTCCTCCAGTACTTGAACTTGAGGCCGTCTATAGGGGTAGATGGTGTTCCTAGGAGTCAACCAGGAAAAAGAGTAGCTGAGCTGGATCCAGTCAACAGTTACCAGGCCTGGCACTTGGCTACCAAAGGAAAAGTTGCAGAACCTTCTGAGTACATGAAGTATTTTGGATGGGACGAAGTCTTGGCAGATGCTGATGTCACCTATGACAGAGACAAAAGGGAATATATTCTTGTCAGTCAGGAGAAGCGCAAGCAAGAGCAGGACTCATCCAGCTCTTCCAGTAACCCCAAAAAGAAGAGCTGCACTAGTGGGCGTtcagagaaaagcagcagcacCCACTCAGGGGACAACTGTCTCCTTGGCCATGATGACCTTGAGTACCGTCCTTCATCACGTCAAAGCAGGAGGGCATCACAGAACAAGTCTACCGAGTGTTTCGAATGTGGCAAGATATTCCGTACTTATCATCAAATGGTGCTTCATTCCCGTGTCCACAGGAGAGAGCGCAGGAGCTGCGGTGAGGGTGGGGTGACAGCTCAGCAAGATCGTTACAGTTCAAACAGTGAGGATGGTGACTCTGGATCTGTAAGTGGGCCAAGCACACCAAGCTCTGCTTCTGCCCCGGAAGATTTGGTGACCTCTGGTGTGGGTGAGGAGGGGCCGGAAGATAGTTCAGAGGAAGGAGGACACGAGCCATCACCATGTAAGTGCCTACATACAAACTTGACTTCCACTTCTGCTttatcttccttcttttcttgtaAAGCAAGAGCCCTTTGTGGGCCTTTTAGTGGCCTTTTGAACTTAGGGTTTGTTACATTGAGCAGAAGAGTTATAAAGCGACTGAGATGTCTCTTGAAAAAGATACTCTTTTGTTTAGGACTCCCCATATAGTCAGAGGAGGACAGGTTTAAGACCAGGCATCTGGGCTAGACTGCAGAAGGTCAGCTTATTAATATGTATGGCATGTTGAACACTCacatactttttttgttttgtagctctgacagtGCTGCTTTTCCCCtgtggaagggtgtgtgtgtatctgcTGGCAATCTGTTCAGTGCTGTAATTATTTCTCCTATTATTTTCACATCATGAGTCACAAAGTTGATTTTGGGGTACATTTTGCACTGCTTGCCTtgggtgccaaaattgctagttacatATAGCTGTGGCCTGCAACTGGGAATGTATAGTGTTTCCAGTTGTACTCAGAACTTCTGTGGACAGAGGAGGCTGACCCTTTCAGAAAGTTACTTGATGTGTGTGGACGGTGATGGGAATGACAAAAGAGGAGACGGTACTAGTTTTTGTACATGTGATTAAGACTAGCATGTCATTGGCTTCTTAGAAGTgaaaataagttccattgattccagtgGATTTAGAATGGAAATTTATTGGCTCCCAATGTTATTCTTACTCATTGGGACATCTCCTTGATACAATAATGGAGCAGTCCTGCTTTGTTGATGGTTATCTTGTGCAGGGTGACAGTCATAAATAAGATAAGtctactttcttcttttctttttccttttgatcctgtgcttccaaaagttatgttaGAGAAACTCCAAGGCTGTAATTAATCTCTGTGGATTACTACAATCCTCAGAGTCTGACTGGTTAAATGGAACAAATTATTCTCAAAATAGGAGCAATGTAAATATTTGAAAGAACACCAATGTTAAAGACTTCTGTGTcagatttttccttctttatatttccttgtttaaaatacatattaaaatgcAAGGCAAGGAGCATTTCTTTAGTAAAATTGGTTTGCGTTTTTGTTGGTGGTAGAAAAATACTATTCTTTTCCCCCTTGAGAGTTAGCTAATTTGAGTTCTGAAGTTTTCAGTCTGCCATTGGGAGCTTTGCTGAGGAAGAAGAGTGATCAGTATGATTTAAAAGGAAATTTAGAGAACATTTATTgttgctacagtggggtcttgacttaagaatggcttgagttaagaacattttgacttaagaaccactctcataggaaaatattgacttgacttacatacttagatttgagttaagaactgaaaaaaaccatgtgggaggcagggaaagtgcaaaatgtgaactttcagttaactgttggccagtgaaaagggtgcctgtctgcttcctcactcctcccagcgtttagagagtggattgggagacagtcttcagactgcctggtactgtactgcctggactgtatttt
This sequence is a window from Pogona vitticeps strain Pit_001003342236 chromosome 4, PviZW2.1, whole genome shotgun sequence. Protein-coding genes within it:
- the ZNF516 gene encoding zinc finger protein 516 isoform X2 produces the protein MDYSGGTNMELRRASSPHKMNKNDLDAGKDVLHSCCICGKSFPFQSSLSQHMRKHTGEKPYKCPYCDHRASQKGNLKIHIRSHRTGTISQGNEGEMGGEAQLGEMRVSEGLDGCTSPTKSTSACNKILNGATPAEDGKILLRSSRKDVVAETPVGEDVKSCTFPCTFCKIKFEGKKELEQHIRQIHKPFKCRLCNYMTLRQETLLNHIERDHITTQIPNGETYAENCKIETSAGEFPCEVCGQAFSQTWFLKAHMKKHRGSFDHGCHICGRKFKEPWFLKNHMKSHGPKSGSKNKPKNDLEPMATINDVIQEEMIVTGLSLYEVCTKCGNLFTNMESLKAHNSVHCRSQGARGEHKAERLVDGGLNPSIAKQVFLQYLNLRPSIGVDGVPRSQPGKRVAELDPVNSYQAWHLATKGKVAEPSEYMKYFGWDEVLADADVTYDRDKREYILVSQEKRKQEQDSSSSSSNPKKKSCTSGRSEKSSSTHSGDNCLLGHDDLEYRPSSRQSRRASQNKSTECFECGKIFRTYHQMVLHSRVHRRERRSCGEGGVTAQQDRYSSNSEDGDSGSVSGPSTPSSASAPEDLVTSGVGEEGPEDSSEEGGHEPSPCKKPYLCHFSEEDTPAAALKSSHRSNNIIEKTAGESKPEMPAAISTSGNRIKGPFPKYMDCKIAPDLKRPTFQQSCDFPCSSRTVDFASSMGQTCSDMRLDLPASWDIQVKYTEKNSDTYDHSMIHKCTDVQEKGPLDLSEKSSRADSCNTNFTSTMQAGLIVHLCPYCSHKTYYPEVLWMHKRIWHKVSCNSVAPAWVLQNGFKSIKHNSVFMARSGRTGPPPALGGKECQPLPIARFTRTQVPSGLSGSKSNPSGLVVTAKPGTVPKDALSTSNFGPRSSGTDGYRQPKLNQAHEKYSTVMQQPQLKAKYDINPKLTQAGSFTRNSTPSQAVISKPSSQPSNSKQTEKYIVPQMSAGFAPLSTHSAPEQGKASFFTPPQYHPSCKTEPYVTQEDPPVLHQEPNTKKENDMRALSNCTAGSRVSPLTHTQPSASGPPAVIPPSKEEPSSESHEKRLDILNIFKTSIPKELATLYQSWGANGPGVDQAGMLRTQTRHGDYLCIECGKGFTQPSHLRTHMRSHTVVFESNGLRGTEVHTTSADAPKQVRDHSSADIVHTVPLRKAT
- the ZNF516 gene encoding zinc finger protein 516 isoform X1, which produces MDYSGGTNMELRRASSPHKMNKNDLDAGKDVLHSCCICGKSFPFQSSLSQHMRKHTGEKPYKCPYCDHRASQKGNLKIHIRSHRTGTISQGNEGEMGGEAQLGEMRVSEGLDGCTSPTKSTSACNKILNGATPAEDGKILLRSSRKDVVAETPVGEDVKSCTFPCTFCKIKFEGKKELEQHIRQIHKPFKCRLCNYMTLRQETLLNHIERDHITTQIPNGETYAENCKIETSAGEFPCEVCGQAFSQTWFLKAHMKKHRGSFDHGCHICGRKFKEPWFLKNHMKSHGPKSGSKNKPKNDLEPMATINDVIQEEMIVTGLSLYEVCTKCGNLFTNMESLKAHNSVHCRSQGARGEHKAERLVDGGLNPSIAKQVFLQYLNLRPSIGVDGVPRSQPGKRVAELDPVNSYQAWHLATKGKVAEPSEYMKYFGWDEVLADADVTYDRDKREYILVSQEKRKQEQDSSSSSSNPKKKSCTSGRSEKSSSTHSGDNCLLGHDDLEYRPSSRQSRRASQNKSTECFECGKIFRTYHQMVLHSRVHRRERRSCGEGGVTAQQDRYSSNSEDGDSGSVSGPSTPSSASAPEDLVTSGVGEEGPEDSSEEGGHEPSPCKKPYLCHFSEEDTPAAALKSSHRSNNIIEKTAGESKPEMPAAISTSGNRIKGPFPKYMDCKIAPDLKRPTFQQSCDFPCSSRTVDFASSMGQTCSDMRLDLPASWDIQVKYTEKNSDTYDHSMIHKCTDVQEKGPLDLSEKSSRADSCNTNFTSTMQAGLIVHLCPYCSHKTYYPEVLWMHKRIWHKVSCNSVAPAWVLQNGFKSIKHNSVFMARSGRTGPPPALGGKECQPLPIARFTRTQVPSGLSGSKSNPSGLVVTAKPGTVPKDALSTSNFGPRSSGTDGYRQPKLNQAHEKYSTVMQQPQLKAKYDINPKLTQAGSFTRNSTPSQAVISKPSSQPSNSKQTEKYIVPQMSAGFAPLSTHSAPEQGKASFFTPPQYHPSCKTEPYVTQEDPPVLHQEPNTKKENDMRALSNCTAGSRVSPLTHTQPSASGPPAVIPPSKEEPSSESHEKRLDILNIFKTSIPKELATLYQSWGANGPGVDQAGMLRTQTRHGDYLCIECGKGFTQPSHLRTHMRSHTGERPFQCRYCPYSASQKGNLKTHVQCVHRVPFDNSQYPDRRFEQPLYNYSNTPMEEQLENILAIHLVPGATVL